tGTCTTTCTCACAGGATAGGTAAATGAATCATGGCACCAAAAAGGTGCAGGCTTTTAATAAAAGAGTTGTTTCATTGTTAGAAGACCAGAGGGTGGGGACATCCCAAAAACACCATCTGGAAAGTTATTCCTGCTATCTTAATATGGAGTATATTGAGAGAAAGGAATCAACCTCTCTTTGAGGATTACGAATCCAATGTGCTATGTTTAAAAGCCACTTTTTGGAGATCTCTCTTGGATTAAGCAGTAGTTTATGTTCCTAATTGCTCATCTTCAAATCTTTTAGATATTCTTAGTTTTTAGATTGTAGATGCCTTTCGGGTGATTTTCTCTTGCGGCTTTGcacttttcttttaataaattattattcatcaaaatgaATGATAATGAACTTTGTTAGACGTCATTACCAAACAATCTTCAGCAAGGTGTCCCGGCCTCTGACATTTCCAACTACAATGGAAAATCCACAATCAGAAGAAAATACAGGCAAACTGAATGAGCTGGAACTATATATCTCTGCAGTTACACAAGCATGTATCTATGATTCCTCCCTTGTCAGTATGCAATTTTGAGCAACAACATTCTACTCTAGAGTCATAGTTAAATAGCAAAAAAAGAGGTTACTAATGCTAACAAAATGTAGTTTCTCCTAGAACAGATTCAACTGTAATGCCCAGTACTTGGCTTGAGAAATATACAACATTCTGCTCTAGAGTCATATAGttaaagagcaaaaaaaaagttactaatGCTTACAAAATGTAGTTTCTCCTAGAACAGATTCAACTGTAATGCCAGTACTTGgcttgagaaatatatatatatatatccatgtcAATATTGCTCAGCAAATGAATGTACCATTCAAAAGTACAAAGACTAGATCTCTTTTTGGACCAGCAATGGCGGTTATAATCCCAGGTGTCCTCCCCGAACTCAGGCAATGGTAAGGCACCTTTAAGTCCAGGTGAGGAGACATCTGGAATTTGGTAACTTGAGGGCCCCTggaaatttagaaaatcaatgaTTAACCATGCAGGAAGCAAAATACTCTTAAGATATCACAACAAACTTTTAAACAGAGAAACACCTTATCAAGTTCAAGAATTTGCAACAGCTCTGCTTTACAGTCCATGCTGCAGATGTCATCGTTGGTCTATCAGAAGAGAAACACATTGTTTACAAGGTGACTCCACAGGGAGGAAACATAGAGGAGCTGAACAGAAGTTTAGAAAAAGGGAATATGTCATTCACATATGTCACCTCATTGCATATATATTCTCCATATCTGCCACATACTATACAAACGGGCTCTCCTGGATCAGGAAAACGTTGCTCACTTCTGCTCTTAACCTGATCAAATTCTTTTATGGGACCTAAGAGAAGCATATAAAGAAGTAAGCAAAGAACATCAACAACTTACTGACAGATTAGCCCAGTTACAATTATCAAGATAGATTAATATTTCTCTAAGAACCTTTCAATGAATGGATATGTTTCATTCGATCTTATAAACCAAGTCAGATAATACCACTACAATAATGGGAATTACTTgtaattgaatttttatatgCAGCTATAAAGTGGCAGCTAATACAAGATATTTAGAAACAAACCTGAATTTGGAGGATCTTGCTTTTCTCCACATTCTGAAGTACTTTCATCACCTGGGTTTCATTAACAATATTACAGTTCAGCGTGAGTATAACCCACTGTAAATATCAATTTTGAGATATGTCAAAGTTTTCATTCGAATCATGAGTCATTATACAAATAATCATGAAAATATCCATTAAGGCATGAATGGCAGGTTGTAAATCTTACAAGTTTAATTAAAGTAAGGATAAATATGAAAGAATCTTGGGAGAAAAGGTAAGCACCAAGCATTTGATTGAGTTCAATACAGCTAACTGTGCCCACTTCAGTAAAACAATCCACCTTGTCAGTCAAGGTTGAGTCAAGAGATAATAACTAGTTCAAAGAAGTAGCTGTATCCCAAATCTCATTAATGATGTCTGACAAATAAGAAGTCACATATAAAATTTTCACACAATAAGTTAGATTGTTATCTTCCAATGATCCTATGATGTCTTGCATTATCTTCCTCATCAAGATTTCCAACCATTAGGAATAACAAATGTTTCCCACTCGTATACATTAAACCTCGACCCATAAATAGAAAATGATCCTATCGTTCGACAGCAGCAACATTACTCTGTATCCCCTCACTAAATCAATAAATACAGGAAACAAAATCTATATACAGTATTTCAGCACCGAATTCACTTCCGTATATTGAAAGTCCAATACAATTGCAAGTGGATCCCAGATGATAATTATTTCCCACCTGGCTGCATATCAAAGagataaaacaaataacattaAGCGATGAAAAAGCTTACTTTCGTATTCCACTAAATTTGCACCCGAACTAGACTTTCCCTGCCAAGAAAGAGTAACCAAAAATTCAGAACAATAACAAACagaattttaagataaataaaCATCAAAATAATTACCAAAACATTGGCGGTTAATTTCTCGTAAGGCTGAGCCGAACTAAGTTCTTTCCTGCTTATGCAAAAAGTAAGTTGAATTAAATTTCTAAACTAAAAAACCATCAACAAAACACTTTTAGATGAGTAATATAGTAACAAACTGGACTCTTGCATTAATTAAAGCTCAAAGTATCAAAAACAAACGGATCAAAAAGGTTTGAATTTTGGTTGAATTTGCCTTCTTTTTGCGACGTAGTCCTCGTGAGACATAGGCCCTTCTTCGATCACACGGTTTTGATTGCGCTGTTGTTTCAGGTCACGGCGTCGTTTCTGACACGCCCTTTTCTCGTCTTCCGGAGGTTTTTCTTCCGCGAGGTCACGGCGTCGTTTCTGGCACGCCCTTTTCTCGTCTTCCGGAACCGGAGGTTGTTCTTCCGCGAGAGCAGCATTGCCGGTGGCGATGTTGTAAGCtgaaaattgaagaaatagAATGAATGAACGAACTAAGACTCGAATATGAGTAATGTCAAAGCCAATTGGAATTCTAAAAAAATCTTGCTTTCCGggctaatcattttttttttttttggaaccaaACATAAAGCTTAGGTGGGAAATTGAAGCGATACCTCGAAGGTTTTGAAGGACGGAGGAGAGACCGAAGTCTTTCTTGTAGGCTATGGAAGGATTCTTGTAGAAATTGGTCCTGGTCCCCATTCTCTCTTCAGCTCTCTCTCTGCGCCTTTAGGTGGATTGCTAAAATATTTcttgaatatataaatcatctTTTTTATAAACTTTCAAATGACAAAGCATGACTGCACCTTTGAAGCAGCTGTTAAACGAGGTCATTCGTATGAATCGAATCTCcgtaattaaatattttttacatATGTTTGATAAAGCTGATAGAGCTGGGTTAGATAATGGCTTAGTCAGACTTGAGGGAGCATCTGTAGTTTTTACCTAGGCCCCTCATGTGCGGCTCTCAGCTGGTAGATGCTACTAAGGTCACGTTCAGGTAAAATAGCCACAATTAGTCTTTTCGGCCTAccatttttctcataaaattaaaaaataaaattaaaaagaattttgctacttttagattaaaatttaataataattatattaaatttaataataattttaaaaattaacataaaaataattttaatcctcattttaacattactctatttGTATACCTCACCTCAagccgatttttttttttttttttttaatctttatctTTCTGTCAATTAAAAAGTTATAGCTTATAAGTTAAGTTTAGGTTTACGATTTCAaaacttattattttaaaatgtgtgaattaaaaatacatttttaaaaaaaataggtaaaattatagtttaacctttaaaatcataatttaacttttaaaatggtgagttttttaaaatgcactcaTTTACTTACAATTTAAAAATGGATTCTTCTTCGGCACCTCAAATTCTAGCGTGGTGATAGTTACCCTAAAGATTATAGATGTAGAGAGGaaaaatctttttcttaattttctcggTGCTCTTCTATATCGTGTGTTCAATCTTTTTAAAACCAACTTAAATCTCTATACTATAGTCCTAAGAAGGGAGAAATTCTAGTAAACAGAAATTTTGTACCTCGAAAATAATGGAGTCTTATTATAATCTAAATGAGTACTGTTATACATATTCTCACTCTCATATACTCTTAGATGGCTCTCACTCTCACCATTAGATttaagataaattattattagattttgattcaatagtaATAGTGGGAGCTATCTAAATGTATGTGAGAGTGAGTAAAAGAATGGGAGTGtgtataacattattcaatCTAAATTAGTGGGGAGTTGTCAAATAAAGTAATGATAAATACTCAACTCTCATCccactctatttttttttaataaaggttgaTACAAGGGcttttagattattattattattattaatttttcattttttttaatgaaggcTGATATAAGGGCTTATGAGTATTGTGGCATCCAGTTATATGAGAGTAGAATGAGAGTTGATaatgtaacattactctataaATAACAACCTCAGCAactatttgataatttttaaaagattatatcaatttgaattaTAATTCCACTAACCATGTAGGCGTTCAATGGATCAATCTAATTTTAAACATCTTCCACTCATCCACATTGGGTGCTATATTCATAAATTGTCTCATCATCTCTCATCCAATCATCTCCTCGTACAAAAAATGAAGTGTCATCATATATCTAACATAGCACAACACTCATTATAGATCGTCCATGACCAGATGAGCTTACAACCCAAAGCAATGCTTGAATTTGTACCATCAAATAGGCTcatattataatatatcaaaaacaaaaatgacataatACATCTTTTTTGTTCAGAGCCCAAGAAAACCCTTGCCGCGGCGCATACTGGTGATGGATACTACCATCGGGAGTACGAATACCCCTATCAAACATCTAAACAGGCTTCCTAAAAAGCTATGGAGATTTAAATGAAAAGTAACTGtggaaaaaatgtttcaaaaagaaaccaaaaagaagagaaaaaaagatcaACTCCAAAGAGTCCCATCCGGTTCGGGTTAACCAATAAgcaacacaacaacaaaaagttaaagaaaGTTACATAAAATAACAGCATAAACTCAAAAAACAACGGCTGCTCTGGAGGAGGTCGTCGGTGGTGAACTGTCCCACGCGCCGGCGAGTAAGATCCACACGCAGGAGCGTGTGGTCCACTCGCCAGCACGTCGATGTTGGAATAGGGCATAGAACACAGCGCCAGGCAGCTGGATTGCCGGGGATGCTGGTGGAGGAGCGCGTTTCGGCCAGGGGCTGATGGGGAGGAGGAGATCGGGCTTTCAAAAGGTCGATCTTCAAGACTCCATAGATCTGGCCGGCGAAACATTGAAGGAGACGATCCACGACGGGGGAGAAGCGGCCGGAAAGGAGTGGAAGAAGCAGCTGTTGTTTAGTGAGGGTCGGGATAGATCTAGAGCAAGCTCTAAAGAGATAAGAGTTCTCTCCTAAAGAGAGAAACCcagcaaaaagaaaagcatgaaactggaaaaataataaaaaaataataaaaaaataaaataaaataaaataaaaaaaggagggAAAACCCTCTAACACTGGCAACTGGTTTTTTCGTTCAAGGAGAGAGAAcgaagctttttttttcttttgaaaaaagttcAGCAGTGTTCTCCTTAACAAGTAGAAGCAACTTCATACAATAACATAATATTTACATTTCCACAAGCAAATTTGcttaaaaagaagcaaaagctTTAACAACTGGCATATCAATGAGAGATGATGCAGATGGACCGTATCTCATTGTCTCCATTGGATGATCAAATTTCCACGTTAACCCAAATTTGCAATGCCCATTTTGCAAGTAAAAGGCACAAGGGAAAAtatgaaacaaatgaaaatgatgctctaaaaaaaaacccatattaATTTGCAAAGTCTCTGCATCCCAGCATTATGAAAACATGGTTGGGAGCAAGTGATATACACTAGCTGTTCAAGATACCAAATATCAACATTGGAAGGGGAAAATAGCGCAGAAGCAACTTGCAGTAGAAAATCGAAGGCAACATCATTTATAATGCTCACAACACATGAACAGGGAAAATGGTGTATAAACAAATTGCTGCAGAAAATGGAAGGCAACATCATTTATAATGCTCACAATATATGAACAAGGAAGCGAAGGCCTGTTGTGTTGCTACAGCAAGGAAAGTTTTAGCCAAAACTTTGGGGGCTTGGAATATGGCCTCCaagcttttttagttttaaaaaaggTAATGAATTCTCAATTCATgtcaataattaataaagaaactTATATTATCAGAGCGACAAAATGGCAGGGAGCTAAATCTTAGTCAAAATATTATGGGGCACATCTTAGTCCTTACAAGAGAGCAATATAATAGTTCTTGGCATTTTGTTCATCAAGGTTGTAGCTAAGAGTAAAATATACTCAAAACTACACAATTTCTGCAGCCATTGAGATGCATCAagaattcattaaaaatatCCTTGCATATAAAAAGCCACATCATTACAAAAATGTGCCAACCTTCAGTTTTTTCATGAAAACTTCTTTCGCCTGAAATTATCTGAATTTTCTACAACATCACAGGaaatcaagaaagaaattgagcAATTGGCAATGAGAAATGTGTAGGGACTCTCAACATGTTGATTACAAATATTCGGAAAAGCAAATAGCCCACAAGTTTCCATCCCTCAGTTCTAAATTAGTTACCTCAAAAGCAAATGCTCAGACTGATATTGATCAACGTCATGATTGAATCAGGAAAAGGCTAACAGATATAATAGTATAAGCgtgacaaaagaaaaacataccCCATGACCATCATCGCAGATGCTAACAAAATCGTATTCATACAAAACAACATCTATCTTTGAATCGTATAGTGCTTGAGCCTCATCCACAGCACTATCTAATATTTCATAAACCTAAAGGATCACACTCAATGAGCATGgcaacttgatttttttttcccatgaaATCAGCAAAATAATAGTATTAGCACGAcaaaacaaaagtgaaaaaggaGATGCCAGATGGTGCAAACCATGAGGCCCTGTGCTTCCAATATACATCCCTGGCCTTTTTCTAACAGGGTCTAAGCCTTGCAGTACCTAAAGTCATCAGACAGCCAGCATAAGCCCAAACCATCACTTTGTCAATGCGACAAGTTAAAAGCGCCAACAAAGACAATTATCTTAACGAGCTGATAATACAAAAAACATTTCCAACAACAAGAAGTGCATTTCTCAAATAATCAATTTCAGATATAATAACAGATAATTCAGAACAATAATTTCTATACCAGTAACACGTGTAAAATGTTTCCACTAAAATTATCTGAATTTGATCAAACTTGTAAGCTTTTGAGCTTGCACTCCCTTGTAGAGCTTCAGCCGTGCTCGTCGACATGAAAGCCAGACAATTCTTTTCATTAATGTTGCCAAAACTATACCAATTCAAACAGGTATTTAGCTCCATCCAAGATAAGTTGTTAGCAACCAGCATATCTGGAATTATACATGCATATATGACAACACATGGAAAAGTAAAGTGAAACCAGTAAAGGAGCTGAGAATAAACAGACTTTTGCTATACAAACAACGGTTGATTGCAAGCACAAACTGATAAACCCTAAATAAATCATGAATAAATCCAAATATAGCTACTGAGCACAGATACAAACGGTAAGG
This genomic interval from Corylus avellana chromosome ca3, CavTom2PMs-1.0 contains the following:
- the LOC132174928 gene encoding uncharacterized protein LOC132174928 isoform X1: MGTRTNFYKNPSIAYKKDFGLSSVLQNLRAYNIATGNAALAEEQPPVPEDEKRACQKRRRDLAEEKPPEDEKRACQKRRRDLKQQRNQNRVIEEGPMSHEDYVAKRRKELSSAQPYEKLTANVLGKSSSGANLVEYESDESTSECGEKQDPPNSGPIKEFDQVKSRSEQRFPDPGEPVCIVCGRYGEYICNETNDDICSMDCKAELLQILELDKGPSSYQIPDVSSPGLKGALPLPEFGEDTWDYNRHCWSKKRSSLCTFECWKCQRPGHLAEDCLVAAGQNKSSSISRDLLGLYKRCHQIGRNLSTANCNACRSLLALATCLDCSTVLCDNAGHLNEHIQTHLSHRHYYSHKLKRLVKCCKSTCQVTDIRDLLVCHHCFDKAFDKFYDMYTATWKGAGLSIIWGSICCEDHFAWHRMNCLNADVEDKAYIISRNAQKDKHVQLSDFIF
- the LOC132174928 gene encoding uncharacterized protein LOC132174928 isoform X2; the protein is MGTRTNFYKNPSIAYKKDFGLSSVLQNLRAYNIATGNAALAEEQPPVPEDEKRACQKRRRDLAEEKPPEDEKRACQKRRRDLKQQRNQNRVIEEGPMSHEDYVAKRRKELSSAQPYEKLTANVLGKSSSGANLVEYESDESTSECGEKQDPPNSGPIKEFDQVKSRSEQRFPDPGEPVCIVCGRYGEYICNETNDDICSMDCKAELLQILELDKGPSSYQIPDVSSPGLKGALPLPEFGEDTWDYNRHCWSKKRSSLCTFECWKCQRPGHLAEDCLVAAGQNKSSSISRDLLGLYKRCHQIGRNLSTANCNACRSLLALATCLDCSTVLCDNAGHLNEHIQTHLSHRHYYSHKLKRLERSWTFYHLGLYLL